One window of Methanobacterium alkalithermotolerans genomic DNA carries:
- a CDS encoding prenyltransferase/squalene oxidase repeat-containing protein, with protein sequence MMPWQEELKLNPVPVLLKKNEAIKYFTLRDLLDKKVESIEILWELPAVKKSLKKQKSNGSWKYPSEGKISQVDYTQYQTYLILSELVEKYGLNKNHESLKKAADYLFEFQTDEGDFRGIYANQYSTTYSPAIMEILIKAGYGDDPRIFKGFEWLLSIRQDDGGWALPFRTRGKNLGEAYQSREVIPADKSRPFSHVVTGMVLRAFAAHPHYRKSTAAKKAGELLISRFFMPDKYPDRKSKDFWERVSFPFLYTQIVAALDSLYYLGFSKSKPEIKNALNFLRQKQVENGTFDLKVTRGSDKDLNYWICLSVCRLFKRYYMKE encoded by the coding sequence ATGATGCCCTGGCAAGAGGAATTAAAATTAAATCCGGTCCCTGTACTTTTAAAAAAAAATGAGGCTATAAAATATTTTACATTACGTGATCTTTTAGATAAAAAGGTGGAATCTATTGAAATATTATGGGAATTACCAGCAGTAAAAAAATCCTTAAAAAAACAAAAAAGCAATGGATCCTGGAAATATCCTTCTGAGGGGAAAATATCCCAGGTGGACTACACCCAATACCAGACTTATCTAATTTTAAGTGAGCTGGTGGAAAAGTATGGGTTAAATAAAAACCATGAATCCCTAAAAAAAGCTGCAGATTATCTTTTCGAGTTCCAGACGGATGAAGGTGATTTTCGAGGAATTTATGCTAATCAGTATTCCACCACCTACTCACCGGCAATTATGGAGATTCTAATAAAAGCAGGGTATGGTGATGATCCCCGTATATTTAAAGGATTTGAATGGTTATTATCCATCCGGCAAGATGATGGAGGCTGGGCTTTGCCCTTTAGAACCAGGGGTAAAAATTTAGGAGAGGCTTACCAGAGTCGTGAGGTTATTCCAGCAGATAAATCCAGACCCTTTTCCCATGTAGTTACCGGTATGGTGCTTCGAGCCTTTGCTGCACATCCTCACTATCGAAAATCAACTGCAGCAAAAAAAGCAGGTGAATTATTGATTTCTCGTTTTTTCATGCCAGATAAATATCCTGATCGTAAAAGTAAGGATTTCTGGGAAAGGGTTAGCTTTCCCTTTTTATATACTCAGATTGTAGCTGCACTGGATTCTTTATATTATTTAGGTTTTAGTAAAAGTAAGCCGGAAATTAAAAATGCATTAAACTTTTTAAGACAAAAACAAGTTGAAAATGGGACTTTCGATTTGAAAGTTACCAGAGGTAGTGATAAAGATTTAAATTACTGGATATGTCTATCTGTGTGCAGGTTGTTTAAAAGATATTATATGAAGGAATAA